The Solea senegalensis isolate Sse05_10M linkage group LG14, IFAPA_SoseM_1, whole genome shotgun sequence genomic sequence tacaaatgcaaataagtaaatgaatgaTGGCCGAGTTCCCTTTAGCTGTTGTTACGTGCATGCACGGAAAAGCGCTTACTTCCAGTCATCAACGCTTGTTTTCAAAGATTACACGTCGTGTTTCTGTACGGTTCGTGTAGTAACAATTGAACAGAGCCATGAATCGGTCATGTGATCAGTAGCACCTGCACATGGAGTTGTGTAGAATAAGTGAATTCGTATACAGAAACAAATCCATGAATTTGCAGATGACCTAGTTGACTTTTCCAGTGCTTTAACTATCCTGTTTTTGTCGTGGATTGTGTTTTCCATTTATATTCctgcatttgtctgtgttttttgtccAGGAAACTTTTCTTTGGCGAATGTGTATATTCCTAAAACAAGTGTAAGACCAATAGGCTACATGCAAAGTGACATAATGCATCAGTTGTTCATCATCAGAGATCAGAGTTCTTTATCTGCTCGTCTTATTTCGGTCTTACATCAAGCTTCTCTCGTTACCATCACCTGTGTTTAATCAGCTTCACTTCCAGTTCCACCTGTTGCTCATTAAACCCTCAGTATTTAGTCTCCACTCACCCGTCACTTCACTTCAGACTGTCTTATCTGCCACTTGAAAGCTTAGTCTCTTATGTTTCACCAGTATACATGGATAGTTGGGGCCTTGGCCTTGAATAAACGAGtcaaaaatgaatttgaatttgagcACAAAGCCAAACAATATCTAGTGATGTGTTTCCAGGGCTTAAAAGTAGTGACGGTGAGATGAAGCCTCATGAGGCATTGAACCACTTGAGCCAATGGGTTCGAGAAAGGGTTCATTTCTCGAGGCTTCATGTGCACACGAAACCACCTACTggccaagtgtataatcacaggcagctgtatctgaaccacataatgtgtgatgcatagaatttttgtgtcttttagaaatgactatgaattacaaaaaatgtatgaccaaataacttctgtacatatgtgtttaatacattttttaaatgtattctgtgtgtaaatcttcccaaaatggtaatatcataatatggcaggttgtgcaatgtttttctgGAAATGGCATGAAAAGTGCTTGTGGAACTAGGAAAAGGGCACAGATTATGCTTGTGTAACTTGGACAATGATGAGCCTCGCTGGCTCCATcctatatctctctctctccctaaactctccaaactatcTCCAAACTATATAAACGCTATTCAAACTCCAGTATccaaactctccaaactatcCAAACTCTATCCAAACTCTCAACTGACCGCAACTCTCGTTCAAAAACCTACATTTTGAATGGAGCCTGAGGGGTCTATATAGCTGTAAAACCTCGCTGCAAAATCTGAACCACTTCACGAAGCAATCACGTGGTACAGCCGGGCAGCGAGGCTTCggacgtcatcatttttggctcctcccctaaATGAAGCAAGCCTCGATACGTGCATCGCGGAAACGCCCCCTCCCCTACTCTACTACCACTACTTAAAAGTATTTAAGGCACATGTGAGGAATGTGATtccagttttatttacagtgcacGTGTGTGCGACTTTCTCACCTCGACTCGGGGAACTTGGTGAGCGTGGCCAGGCTGCTCGTGTACATGTGTCCTCCCACATCGATATGGACAGGTGCGTTGGTTTTGGTGAGTTGGGCAGGTGTGGGGATTCCAGCAGAGTTCAGAGGGGACACGGCGATGCCCTGCTGACTCgacatgttgctgctgctgctgctaacccCTACAGGGCTCACctggaaaacacaacacacacacattaaatgtcatGTAAGCTGTGTCCCAATTGGGGTTCTGGATCGATAGGCGAGGTCACACCCTGGAGAGTTCGCCAGTCCAATGTCCAATTTACTAAATCCCTATagtgcatgtttctggactgtgggaggaaaccccaCGCACACAATTTAAATTTGCGCCATTAAAAGGCCAAACatcaaaaagtgttttttcaacCAAACCTCaggacgatgttctcaaatgacatgttttgtccacaaagcaaaaatcattccattttttaatgatttctcacttacacggagcaaagaaaccagaaaatattcacatttaagaagctgaaaaactcAAACTTAAATTCTTGGTTAATTTAGATGAATCGTTGCAGGCCAACATGAACTCCCTCTGTGCAGTCTGTCAGACACATGCGTCAATCTCACCGTACCCGGTGGTGTCTGTGAACTTGCTGGCAGACTTTGGCCGAGCTGAGTAAAGTTTGTTTTCTAGTTTTAGTGCTGACGCAGCCTGGAGGCTGTCAGACGGTGCCAGAGGCCTGACGGGTGGTGTTGCTCAGAAATACAAGGACAACCTGCCAGGCTCATAGAAATGACTCCGCTCTGTCAGAACTACAGCGATTCCTCCTCACACCGCCCTGTCGTGTCGACTTGACAATGCCAAGTACCTGAcaacagaggagcaggaggcttAAAAAGAAGCTCGCTGAAGTGCCAGGAAGGAAAAGCAGAGGTCCCTGTggctcttcctctcctcttgtctctttcactctgttccacacagctctttttttttctgagtctCAGGTCTGATCTCAACAGCTGTCCAGAATATTTTCGTCAGGTTTGTGAagcaaatatcaaatattttaattaataaattaagacTCGCTAGGTGTCGCTACTTCACGTCTCCTCGCGGTGGCGCTAGGGTGGAAGTGACCTGGCTCCACCTACATTTGTATCTGCCTGATGATTGTAAGGTCATAGAAAGTTGGTTCTCAAACCAAGTCCATGGCACACTATGTGGGGGTCTGTGAAAAATGTccaaattcattcattgtgaAAGGGTAACTCTGCAACAtgcctgattttaaaaatgccAAGAAAGTGGACCGAGAGCTGAGTGAGGAAGAGGGAGGGCGGGAGGGTGGGCAGCCTTGCAGGGGTCGTGGTCTGGTCGtgaaatctgtatttctatgGTCAGTTAGAATAGTGGTTCTCAGATTATGGTTCAGGGACAGTCCATGGCACATCTATCTTCAAATGTTATTTCCTTAAAATGTCCCCTCAAGGTCTGGgctacccctgagcaaggcacccaatccccattactcattgttaattggactgCCGGTtccaagcccggataaatgggaAGGCTGTGAACGGCATCTGGGttaaaaaatctctgccaaatcaaaataTCATTAATAATTAACACCATCTGCAGTGTTCTCTCATTTGTGTCTGCACAGTTTATGTAGACGCATATTTTAGACGACAAAATATGAAAACGCTGTTATTTACTACCTCAATAtctaaataaagaaatgttcactttgaaagaaaaagagcacATGTGGCCCaagagccacaggttgcagacccctgttGTTATTTTCTTCCTTGTCTGAGCCCGTTTGGTTCAGTGTCAATATCATATTTGATATATTTCACCATTACATCACATAAATGTTAAATGCTGTGACTGCAGCTCGTGCTTGGACAAAGCTCACGCTCCTCACGTGGCCCGCGGCGGATTTTACGCACACATGATAAACGTGTTACCTGTGTGCCCGGGAATCGAACCGAAGCCTGTGTGTGAACATTGACCTCCGTGGATCTCACAAGAGCTGACGCGCTCTCCTTCTGCTCCACGGGCGAGTCCACGCGCGTCCCGGGGCGCACGCACAGCCTCTTGGCACGCGgagcctcctgctcctcctcgtCCTGAGTGCAGACTCTCcgcgctgctgccgctgccgcggTCTGTGCGCGCACCGCCGTCACCGCTGTCGTCAGCTGCGGCTTCACATCCACAGAGTCTGCCACGCGGCGGTGATACGGCACGAGCGTTTCCGAGGCAACGTAGAGCGTCGTTGTCGACCTGGAGCCCGCGGCACCCACGATGCTGTTGAGCGTTGCTATGGAGACGGCGCCGATACAGTGGTTGGTGTAGGTCTTGGAGAGCTTGGCGGCGCGCGACAGCATCTGCATCCTCGTGCCCAGCAGGTTCTTACCGATGGCTTTGTTCTCGAACCACGTCACGTCGCTCGCGCAGCAGTGGTCCCGCGGCCGCTGGAAGAACGCGCGGCACAGCGGGTTCCGTTTGGACACGTACCGGACAAAGCTGGCGTACGGACACTGCTCCGTGCCAGTCTCGTACATGCGCGGCAAAGTGTCCTCGTCCGAGTCCGGACGCTTCTTGGTCCAGGCGGCGGAGCGGGACTTGTGATACGGACCCAACGCTTTGAAATACACAAACTTTCTCCCGTCCTCGTCCACGGCCAGACCGAAGgagtcctcctccagctcccgCTGGTTCTCCCTGCCGCGGGTGCAAAAATACATGCAGGTCTCGAACCAGACTTTGTTGAGGAGTCCGAACGGCGTGTCGGTGTTGAACACGGACGACTCGTAGAGTCTCCGTAGGTCCGAGCGCGTGATGGCTTGTTTCTGCACCACAGGACCCGCGCCCTGCTCCTCCAGCCTGCGTATGACCGCGGCCAGGGTCAGGTTGGCGCTGCGCAGCTCCGGGTCCTTGGTGAGGTCCAAGGTGCGACTGTAGGGGGGTTCGTTCAGGTACCGGTTGAGTGAGCTGCGGATGCTGATGAGGGACGACTTGCTGTACAGCTGTCCACTTTTGGAGCGCGCCTCCGCGTAAAAGGAGCGCAGCAGCgcgcacagcgcctcc encodes the following:
- the LOC122781036 gene encoding uncharacterized protein LOC122781036 yields the protein MRRMDRGEEEEEEDDDEEADSFTGSNPESHLDGDLQRSDRSRLSENTRLATRYAVRIFREFLSEKDRSPDFETLDKEALCALLRSFYAEARSKSGQLYSKSSLISIRSSLNRYLNEPPYSRTLDLTKDPELRSANLTLAAVIRRLEEQGAGPVVQKQAITRSDLRRLYESSVFNTDTPFGLLNKVWFETCMYFCTRGRENQRELEEDSFGLAVDEDGRKFVYFKALGPYHKSRSAAWTKKRPDSDEDTLPRMYETGTEQCPYASFVRYVSKRNPLCRAFFQRPRDHCCASDVTWFENKAIGKNLLGTRMQMLSRAAKLSKTYTNHCIGAVSIATLNSIVGAAGSRSTTTLYVASETLVPYHRRVADSVDVKPQLTTAVTAVRAQTAAAAAARRVCTQDEEEQEAPRAKRLCVRPGTRVDSPVEQKESASALVRSTEVNVHTQASVRFPGTQVSPVGVSSSSSNMSSQQGIAVSPLNSAGIPTPAQLTKTNAPVHIDVGGHMYTSSLATLTKFPESRIGRLFDGSEPIVLDSLKQHYFIDRDGHMFRYILNFLRTAKLLIPDDFKEYSLLYEEATFFQLAPLQAELERWRAERDCERACRECQCVVVRVVPELGERISVSAHRSVIEEVFPEVRDVMAKSLSGSCNHESTHIICFPLNGYCHLNSVQVLERLQHRGFWITGSCGSGVDSSQFSEYILRRESRDGQASPPTLIQIKQEVTD